A window of Parasynechococcus marenigrum WH 8102 contains these coding sequences:
- the ftsH3 gene encoding ATP-dependent zinc metalloprotease FtsH3 — protein MNKRWRNIGLTALLVLAIVVIAPAFLGGGNTQQEARTMRYSDFVEAVEDNQISRVLISPDRGTAQVVENDGRRAQVNLAPDKELLGLLTQHDVDIAVQPTRQAPAWQQAAGSLIFPLLLLGGLFFLFRRAQGGGGGNPAMQFGKSKARVQMEPSTQVTFTDVAGIEGAKLELTEVVDFLKNPDRFTAVGAKIPKGVLLVGPPGTGKTLLAKAVAGEAGVPFFSISGSEFVEMFVGVGASRVRDLFEQAKKNAPCIVFIDEIDAVGRQRGAGLGGGNDEREQTLNQLLTEMDGFEGNTGIIIVAATNRPDVLDAALMRPGRFDRQVTVDRPDYAGRLQILNVHARGKTLSKDVDLDKVARRTPGYTGADLANLLNEAAILAARRELTEVSNDEISDAIERVMAGPEKKDRVMSERRKRLVAYHEAGHALVGALMPDYDPVQKISIIPRGNAGGLTFFTPSEERMESGLYSRAYLQNQMAVALGGRVAEEIVYGEDEVTTGASNDLQQVASTARQMITRFGMSDTLGPVALGRAQGGMFLGRDIAAERDFSEDTAATIDQEVSELVDVAYKRATKVLVDNRAVLDELADMLVEQETVDAEELQELLITRDVRVAEYI, from the coding sequence TTGAACAAGCGTTGGCGCAACATCGGCCTAACAGCCCTACTAGTCCTGGCGATCGTGGTGATCGCCCCGGCCTTCCTCGGCGGTGGTAACACCCAGCAGGAAGCGCGGACCATGCGCTACAGCGATTTCGTTGAAGCGGTTGAGGACAACCAGATCAGTCGTGTGCTGATCTCCCCGGATCGGGGCACAGCTCAGGTGGTGGAAAACGACGGCCGCCGCGCCCAGGTGAACCTGGCTCCCGATAAGGAGCTGCTGGGTCTGCTGACGCAGCACGACGTGGACATCGCTGTGCAGCCCACCCGCCAGGCTCCGGCCTGGCAGCAGGCCGCTGGAAGCCTGATCTTCCCGCTGCTGTTGCTGGGTGGGTTGTTCTTCCTCTTCCGCCGTGCCCAGGGCGGTGGCGGTGGCAATCCCGCCATGCAGTTCGGCAAGAGCAAGGCCAGGGTGCAGATGGAGCCCTCCACCCAGGTCACCTTCACCGATGTCGCCGGCATCGAAGGCGCCAAGCTCGAACTCACCGAGGTCGTCGACTTTCTCAAGAATCCTGATCGATTCACAGCCGTTGGCGCCAAGATCCCCAAGGGTGTGTTGCTGGTGGGCCCCCCAGGCACCGGTAAGACTCTGCTTGCTAAGGCCGTTGCAGGTGAGGCGGGTGTTCCCTTCTTCTCAATCTCCGGCTCTGAGTTCGTCGAGATGTTCGTGGGCGTCGGTGCCAGCCGTGTCCGTGACCTATTCGAACAGGCCAAGAAGAATGCCCCTTGCATCGTCTTTATCGACGAAATCGATGCTGTCGGCCGTCAACGTGGAGCAGGCCTTGGTGGCGGTAACGATGAGCGGGAACAAACCCTCAACCAGCTCCTGACGGAGATGGATGGTTTCGAGGGCAACACCGGCATCATCATTGTCGCGGCGACCAATCGCCCTGACGTCCTGGATGCTGCGCTGATGCGCCCCGGCCGTTTCGATCGACAGGTCACCGTTGATCGGCCCGATTACGCCGGTCGCCTCCAGATCCTCAATGTCCACGCCCGCGGTAAGACGTTGTCCAAGGACGTCGACCTGGACAAAGTGGCGCGCCGGACCCCCGGCTATACCGGTGCTGATCTGGCCAACCTGCTGAATGAGGCTGCCATCCTGGCTGCCCGTCGCGAACTGACCGAGGTCAGCAACGACGAGATCAGTGATGCGATTGAGCGCGTCATGGCCGGTCCTGAGAAAAAGGATCGCGTCATGAGCGAACGCCGCAAGCGTTTGGTGGCGTATCACGAGGCTGGTCACGCTCTGGTCGGTGCTCTGATGCCCGACTACGACCCCGTCCAGAAGATCTCAATCATTCCCCGCGGAAATGCCGGTGGTCTCACCTTCTTCACGCCCAGCGAGGAACGAATGGAGTCCGGTTTGTACTCCAGGGCTTATCTGCAGAACCAGATGGCGGTCGCCCTGGGTGGCCGTGTCGCTGAGGAGATTGTCTACGGCGAGGACGAAGTCACCACAGGTGCCTCCAACGACCTGCAGCAGGTGGCCTCAACGGCCCGTCAGATGATCACCCGCTTCGGCATGAGCGATACCCTCGGCCCCGTGGCCCTTGGCCGCGCCCAGGGCGGAATGTTCCTCGGCCGCGATATTGCAGCAGAGCGTGACTTCTCTGAAGACACTGCCGCCACCATCGACCAGGAGGTGTCTGAGCTGGTGGACGTGGCTTACAAGAGGGCCACCAAAGTGTTGGTCGATAACCGGGCTGTGCTGGATGAACTAGCCGACATGCTGGTGGAACAGGAGACTGTTGACGCCGAGGAGTTGCAGGAACTCCTGATTACCCGCGACGTCCGCGTTGCCGAATACATCTGA
- a CDS encoding DUF4912 domain-containing protein, whose protein sequence is MSQTLTSLARLTLRQLRQIASDLGVPLYSRKSKEALVDEVAQRQEQRGGDLKAIEAELTPPALPTTETRVVFLPRDPQWAYVFWEISDNDRKRAQKEGASRLCLRLADVTGMQDGSAHPHTLQEVPVDSHSTEWYLPVPLCDRDYRVELGYRIGTTWMSLAFSSVARVPALHPSEQILDQFVPFSLDNASPAVAEPAPVAPPAEPSDSGLHERLYQSATVHFRRRRVGSEEFQEALDSSADSDRHGLSDSGIGLWASGRNESGIGGVAPRQRSFWLVADAELIVYGATDPSARLTIGGEEVPLSTDGTFRIQVPFRDGEQVYAIEATAADGEQKRNITLNFERQTPEDNSNPASEARAEWF, encoded by the coding sequence GTGTCTCAGACCCTGACCTCATTGGCACGTCTGACCCTGCGTCAACTGCGCCAGATCGCCAGCGATCTCGGTGTACCGCTTTACAGCCGCAAGAGCAAGGAAGCTCTGGTGGATGAGGTGGCGCAGCGTCAGGAGCAGCGCGGTGGCGACCTCAAGGCCATCGAAGCCGAGTTAACTCCACCTGCACTCCCCACGACGGAGACCCGGGTGGTCTTCCTGCCCCGTGATCCCCAGTGGGCCTACGTGTTCTGGGAGATCTCCGACAACGATCGTAAGCGCGCTCAGAAAGAGGGAGCCAGCCGCCTATGCCTTCGCCTTGCCGATGTGACAGGCATGCAGGACGGCAGCGCCCATCCCCACACCCTCCAGGAAGTTCCTGTCGACAGCCACAGCACCGAGTGGTACCTGCCTGTTCCTCTTTGCGATCGCGATTACCGCGTTGAGTTGGGTTATCGCATCGGCACCACCTGGATGTCCCTGGCCTTCTCCTCCGTGGCCCGCGTCCCTGCTCTGCACCCCAGTGAGCAGATTCTCGACCAGTTCGTTCCCTTCAGCCTCGACAACGCCTCTCCTGCTGTTGCTGAACCGGCTCCAGTAGCTCCCCCCGCTGAGCCCAGCGACAGTGGCTTGCATGAGCGTCTTTACCAAAGTGCCACGGTTCACTTCCGTCGTCGTCGCGTCGGCTCCGAGGAATTCCAGGAAGCTCTGGATTCCTCCGCAGACTCCGATCGTCACGGCCTGAGCGACTCCGGCATCGGCCTCTGGGCTAGCGGTCGCAATGAGTCCGGCATCGGTGGCGTCGCTCCCCGTCAACGCTCTTTCTGGCTGGTCGCTGATGCTGAGTTGATCGTCTACGGAGCCACCGACCCCTCCGCCCGTCTCACCATCGGCGGCGAAGAAGTTCCCCTGTCCACCGACGGCACCTTCCGCATCCAGGTTCCCTTTCGTGATGGGGAGCAGGTTTACGCCATCGAAGCCACCGCTGCAGACGGCGAACAGAAGCGCAACATCACCCTCAACTTCGAGCGCCAGACACCCGAAGACAACAGCAACCCCGCCAGCGAAGCCCGCGCCGAGTGGTTCTGA
- a CDS encoding phospholipase D-like domain-containing protein yields MAVQELSLLSLARHLIAAHRRGVQVKLVLENSYSTPWSDQQPSHLPKHQRHRWHQLQHLADADGDGITTAEEARQGDAVGLLLQAGVPLLDDTEDGSSGSGLMHHKFVVVDDRSVITGSANFTSSGIHGDAGKLRTRGNVNHLLRIDNPALAAAFRREFERMWGDGPGGAKDSRFGLGKGGQSDAERVQVGDVEIEVLFAPHPKRNPSHGLNWLAALLASAKHQIDMALFVFSAQQLANVLEERANDGVKIRLVADPGFASRSFSEVLDLLGVALPDRDCKLEANNKPFTQPIRGVGTPRLARGDKLHHKFAVIDNKTVITGSFNWSPSAAHTNDETLLVIHSPQLAKHFTREMDRLWNGAELGITPHIQRKLDRQRIKCGDGVERG; encoded by the coding sequence GTGGCCGTTCAAGAGCTGTCGTTACTAAGCCTGGCCAGGCATCTGATCGCCGCCCACAGGCGGGGGGTGCAGGTGAAGCTCGTGCTGGAGAACAGCTACAGCACTCCCTGGAGTGACCAGCAACCCAGCCATCTCCCCAAGCACCAGCGGCATCGCTGGCACCAACTCCAGCACCTGGCCGATGCCGATGGAGACGGCATCACGACAGCGGAGGAAGCCCGACAGGGTGATGCCGTGGGGTTACTGCTTCAGGCCGGGGTGCCGTTGCTGGATGACACCGAGGACGGCAGCAGCGGCAGTGGATTGATGCACCACAAATTCGTGGTGGTCGACGATCGCAGCGTGATCACCGGCAGCGCCAACTTCACCAGTTCCGGCATCCATGGTGATGCCGGAAAACTCAGAACCCGAGGCAACGTCAACCATCTGCTGCGTATCGACAACCCTGCACTGGCTGCTGCTTTCCGACGCGAGTTCGAGCGGATGTGGGGCGATGGGCCTGGTGGCGCCAAGGACAGCCGCTTCGGGCTGGGGAAGGGTGGCCAATCGGACGCCGAGCGCGTGCAGGTGGGCGATGTAGAGATTGAAGTGCTGTTTGCTCCCCACCCCAAACGCAACCCCTCCCACGGGTTGAACTGGCTGGCAGCACTGCTGGCCTCCGCCAAGCACCAGATCGACATGGCCCTGTTCGTGTTCTCGGCTCAGCAGCTGGCGAATGTGCTGGAGGAGCGAGCCAACGACGGGGTGAAGATTCGGCTGGTGGCGGACCCTGGTTTCGCCAGCCGATCGTTCTCGGAAGTGCTGGACCTGCTGGGAGTGGCCCTGCCCGATCGCGATTGCAAACTCGAGGCAAACAACAAACCATTCACACAACCCATCCGTGGTGTCGGCACCCCCCGCCTTGCCCGCGGCGACAAGCTGCATCACAAGTTCGCCGTGATCGACAACAAAACAGTGATCACGGGATCGTTCAACTGGTCACCCTCTGCTGCTCACACCAACGACGAAACACTGCTGGTGATCCACTCACCTCAACTCGCCAAACACTTCACCCGTGAAATGGATCGCCTCTGGAATGGAGCAGAACTGGGGATCACACCGCACATCCAACGCAAACTTGATCGTCAGCGGATCAAGTGCGGGGATGGGGTGGAGAGGGGCTGA
- a CDS encoding phycobilisome rod-core linker polypeptide, with translation MDAEARVAIPLLEYAPITQNSRVAALRVQSDETARANSMDIAMDRDNLVTVIESAYRQIYFHAFKSDRDVNLESQLKDGQITVRDFIRGLVLSDTFKRSFYGMNSNYKVVRHLVEKLLGRKTNKSEEIAWSIVIATKGVEGLVDVLLDSQEYLDAFGYDTVPSQRNRVLPGRELGDTPFNITSPRYDEYYRGILGFPQIVFMGGPAKQIPARAKIKRGGSPSDYMAWLKDLPMPNPGGGSSSTDIDYMSRVPYRSIGR, from the coding sequence GTGGATGCTGAAGCTCGCGTGGCCATTCCCCTTCTGGAGTACGCACCAATCACCCAGAACTCCCGGGTGGCAGCCCTGCGTGTTCAATCCGACGAAACGGCCCGTGCCAATTCCATGGATATCGCCATGGACCGGGACAACCTCGTCACGGTGATCGAAAGCGCCTACCGCCAGATCTACTTCCACGCCTTCAAGTCCGATCGGGACGTGAATCTCGAATCCCAACTGAAGGACGGGCAGATCACGGTTCGGGACTTCATCCGCGGACTGGTCCTCTCGGACACCTTCAAGCGCAGTTTCTACGGCATGAACAGCAACTACAAGGTGGTTCGCCACCTTGTGGAGAAGCTGCTGGGCCGCAAAACCAACAAGTCCGAAGAGATCGCCTGGTCGATCGTGATCGCCACCAAGGGCGTCGAGGGACTGGTGGACGTCCTGCTCGACAGCCAGGAATACCTGGACGCTTTTGGGTACGACACCGTTCCGTCGCAACGCAATCGCGTGCTCCCCGGCCGAGAGCTTGGTGACACCCCGTTCAACATCACCAGCCCTCGCTACGACGAGTACTACCGGGGAATCCTGGGCTTCCCCCAGATCGTCTTTATGGGCGGTCCCGCAAAACAGATTCCCGCACGAGCCAAGATCAAGCGCGGTGGATCTCCCAGCGACTACATGGCCTGGCTCAAGGATCTCCCCATGCCCAACCCAGGTGGGGGCTCATCCAGCACCGATATTGACTATATGTCTCGCGTTCCTTACCGCAGCATCGGTCGCTGA
- a CDS encoding bifunctional 4-hydroxy-2-oxoglutarate aldolase/2-dehydro-3-deoxy-phosphogluconate aldolase, translated as MPNTSDRPVWLQQQEALIASLSAQPILVVVRPDPTDLDGDDGPGSLLDHLSCLDEVGLRHVEIGWQPDGRWCSFVARVRQRCPSLQLGAASLLTADALADLETCGLPFAMSPCLDPALLERARQRGILLVPGVFSPSEIQQAAAMGCGLVKLFPAFSVGIDYIQRLRAPLGPLPQVIAAGGLGVGDVDAWLTAGHAAVALGRRVIDVQGPDPALLRWLQTTAG; from the coding sequence TTGCCGAATACATCTGATCGACCGGTCTGGTTGCAGCAGCAGGAGGCGTTGATCGCCTCCCTGTCGGCCCAACCGATCCTGGTTGTGGTCCGCCCCGATCCGACTGATCTGGATGGTGATGATGGTCCGGGATCACTCCTGGATCATTTGTCATGTCTGGACGAAGTCGGTCTGCGGCATGTGGAGATCGGCTGGCAGCCCGACGGCAGATGGTGCTCCTTTGTTGCTCGGGTCCGTCAGCGTTGTCCCTCGCTGCAGTTGGGAGCTGCCTCGCTGCTCACGGCAGATGCCCTGGCGGATCTGGAGACCTGCGGACTGCCCTTCGCCATGTCGCCCTGCCTCGATCCGGCCCTGCTTGAGCGGGCTCGACAACGCGGCATTCTGCTGGTGCCAGGGGTGTTCAGTCCCTCGGAAATTCAGCAGGCGGCGGCCATGGGTTGCGGTCTGGTCAAGCTGTTTCCAGCCTTCAGCGTTGGAATCGACTACATCCAGCGTCTACGCGCACCCCTCGGGCCGTTGCCGCAGGTGATTGCTGCCGGAGGCCTGGGGGTGGGTGATGTGGATGCCTGGTTAACGGCAGGTCACGCTGCCGTGGCGCTGGGACGACGGGTCATCGACGTTCAGGGTCCTGATCCCGCCTTATTGCGGTGGCTGCAGACCACTGCTGGTTGA
- a CDS encoding phycobiliprotein lyase, which translates to MPLEIADALSFFRLSCGRWTSQRSQHHLLHRRAEAGASFIVVEELLKGDARLAEIAQRNNESVERIVGGCWVRWSGSMAWDRAGESHEDQTMFGLIPSDDGGRSGLLLRDRGYAEKAPVAGQFHMDAENGLILTTDYEMMSSLERFWFAGPNLRLRTSTVQGLSNNASFCMETRMLDIAPPAVSANAEPAKTLAPFGW; encoded by the coding sequence ATGCCCCTTGAGATCGCTGATGCCCTCAGCTTCTTTCGCCTGAGCTGCGGCCGCTGGACCTCACAGCGCAGCCAGCACCACCTGTTGCACCGTCGGGCCGAAGCCGGTGCTTCTTTCATCGTGGTGGAAGAGCTGCTTAAAGGGGACGCGCGACTGGCCGAGATCGCCCAGCGCAACAACGAGAGCGTTGAGCGGATCGTTGGAGGCTGCTGGGTGCGCTGGAGCGGCTCCATGGCCTGGGATCGCGCCGGTGAATCCCATGAAGACCAGACCATGTTCGGCCTGATCCCCAGCGACGACGGCGGACGAAGCGGGTTGTTGCTGCGGGATCGCGGCTATGCCGAGAAAGCACCGGTGGCTGGGCAGTTCCACATGGATGCGGAGAACGGCCTGATCCTCACCACCGATTACGAAATGATGAGCTCCCTGGAGCGCTTCTGGTTCGCCGGCCCCAATCTGCGGCTGCGCACCAGCACGGTTCAGGGGTTGTCCAACAACGCCTCGTTCTGCATGGAGACACGGATGCTGGACATCGCGCCCCCAGCCGTATCGGCCAACGCCGAGCCCGCCAAAACCCTTGCGCCCTTCGGCTGGTAA
- a CDS encoding aspartyl/asparaginyl beta-hydroxylase domain-containing protein gives MRKKLLRWAPWNYRFWREIARWCYERSLHNPAVVPALDHFPASAELHSNFDAIRRETLEVALSGRLPANHEIMEQQRTLYEFDRKVWGMLPLRGYGYDYPANQALIPSLRSFLSRHRDVVSAAVSLFPPRKVLRPHKGPFKGVWRFHLPLYVADLGDGCSSCELLIDGKTYHLQEGEGFLWDDTFLHSAVNPSDQPRVVLLFDVFRRDQPFWLVAMSWLFLAIAQLWQRLQNMRERALLRATAS, from the coding sequence GTGCGGAAGAAACTGCTGCGCTGGGCCCCCTGGAACTACCGCTTCTGGCGTGAAATCGCCCGCTGGTGCTACGAACGCTCGTTGCACAACCCCGCCGTGGTGCCGGCCCTCGACCACTTCCCTGCCAGCGCTGAACTGCACAGCAATTTCGATGCCATCCGCAGGGAAACCCTTGAGGTCGCTCTCTCGGGGCGCCTGCCGGCCAACCACGAGATCATGGAGCAGCAGCGCACGCTCTACGAATTCGACCGCAAGGTGTGGGGAATGCTGCCTCTGCGGGGCTACGGCTACGACTACCCCGCCAATCAGGCCTTGATCCCAAGTCTGAGGAGCTTTCTCAGCCGCCATCGCGATGTGGTTTCCGCCGCGGTGAGCCTGTTCCCACCGCGAAAAGTGCTGCGGCCCCACAAAGGTCCGTTCAAAGGCGTCTGGCGGTTCCACCTGCCCTTGTATGTGGCCGATCTGGGGGATGGATGCAGCTCCTGTGAACTGCTGATCGATGGCAAGACGTATCACCTGCAGGAAGGAGAAGGCTTCCTCTGGGACGACACCTTCCTCCATTCCGCCGTGAACCCGTCGGACCAGCCACGGGTTGTGCTGCTGTTCGATGTGTTCCGCCGTGACCAGCCCTTCTGGCTGGTGGCCATGAGCTGGCTGTTTCTTGCCATTGCCCAGCTGTGGCAACGCCTGCAGAACATGCGGGAACGGGCACTGCTGCGCGCGACGGCTTCGTAG
- the sat gene encoding sulfate adenylyltransferase, translated as MTASAPASAQRSGVIAPYGGSLVDLMVPQEEREAVKATTTKSLECSDRNACDVELLVVGGFSPLRGFMHQEDYDAVVSGHRLVAGQLFGLPIVMDTDREDVVVGDTVLLTYKGQNLAVLQVEAKWEPNKVVEAKGCYGTTSIEHPAVRMITMERKRFYLGGSLNGLELPQRVFPCKTPAEVRAGLPDGEDVVAFQCRNPIHRAHYELFTRALHAQNVSENAVVLVHPTCGPTQQDDIPGAVRFQTYERLAAEVNNDRIRWAYLPYAMHMAGPREALQHMIIRRNYGCTHFIIGRDMAGCKSSLTGDDFYGPYDAQNFAKECAPELTMETVPSLNLVYTEEEGYVTAEHAEARGLHVKKLSGTQFRKMLRGGEEIPEWFAFKSVVEVLRAA; from the coding sequence ATGACCGCCAGCGCACCTGCTTCTGCCCAGCGATCCGGTGTGATTGCTCCCTACGGCGGGTCCCTGGTGGATCTGATGGTGCCTCAGGAGGAGCGGGAGGCCGTCAAGGCCACGACCACCAAGTCGCTGGAATGCTCCGATCGCAATGCCTGCGATGTGGAACTGCTGGTGGTGGGTGGTTTCTCCCCCCTCCGCGGCTTCATGCATCAGGAGGACTACGACGCTGTGGTGAGCGGCCATCGCCTGGTGGCCGGTCAGCTGTTCGGGCTGCCGATCGTGATGGACACCGACCGTGAGGACGTGGTGGTCGGCGACACAGTGCTACTGACGTACAAGGGTCAGAACTTGGCTGTCCTGCAGGTGGAAGCCAAATGGGAACCCAACAAGGTGGTCGAGGCCAAGGGTTGTTACGGCACCACATCGATCGAACACCCAGCGGTGCGGATGATCACCATGGAGCGCAAGCGCTTCTACCTGGGTGGCAGTCTTAATGGTCTTGAACTGCCCCAGCGTGTCTTCCCCTGCAAAACACCGGCAGAGGTGCGCGCCGGCCTGCCCGACGGTGAAGACGTGGTGGCCTTCCAGTGCCGCAACCCGATCCACCGTGCCCACTACGAGCTGTTCACCCGCGCCCTGCACGCTCAGAACGTGAGCGAGAACGCCGTGGTGCTGGTGCATCCCACCTGTGGCCCCACCCAGCAGGACGACATTCCCGGTGCAGTGCGCTTCCAGACCTATGAACGTCTGGCGGCTGAAGTGAATAACGATCGGATCCGCTGGGCCTATCTGCCCTATGCGATGCACATGGCGGGTCCTCGCGAGGCCCTGCAGCACATGATCATCCGCCGCAACTACGGCTGCACCCACTTCATCATCGGCCGCGACATGGCGGGATGTAAGTCCTCCCTGACTGGTGACGACTTCTACGGCCCCTATGACGCCCAGAACTTCGCCAAGGAATGCGCTCCTGAGCTGACCATGGAAACGGTGCCCTCCTTGAACCTCGTTTATACCGAGGAAGAGGGATACGTCACCGCCGAGCACGCCGAAGCCCGTGGCCTGCATGTGAAGAAGCTCAGCGGTACGCAATTCCGCAAGATGCTGCGCGGCGGCGAGGAAATCCCCGAGTGGTTCGCCTTCAAGAGCGTGGTTGAGGTGCTGCGCGCCGCCTGA
- a CDS encoding ferredoxin-thioredoxin reductase catalytic domain-containing protein produces the protein MSDAAPEPTAESLEVIRKFAETYAQRTGTYFCAESSVTSVVLKGLARHKDELGGALCPCRHYEDKEAEVSQAFWNCPCVPMRERKECHCMLFLTEDNPFACPNKTQTISTETIHATAG, from the coding sequence ATGTCTGACGCCGCTCCCGAGCCCACCGCCGAAAGCCTGGAGGTCATTCGCAAGTTCGCTGAGACCTACGCCCAGCGCACAGGCACGTATTTCTGCGCTGAGTCCAGCGTGACCTCTGTGGTGCTGAAGGGGCTGGCACGCCACAAGGACGAGCTCGGCGGTGCGCTCTGTCCCTGCCGTCATTACGAAGACAAGGAAGCCGAGGTGTCCCAGGCCTTCTGGAACTGTCCTTGTGTGCCGATGCGTGAGCGCAAGGAGTGCCACTGCATGCTTTTCCTCACCGAAGACAACCCCTTCGCCTGCCCGAACAAAACCCAGACGATCTCCACCGAGACGATTCACGCGACTGCCGGCTGA
- the sufR gene encoding iron-sulfur cluster biosynthesis transcriptional regulator SufR has protein sequence MTSPVQASTRDALLSLLLERGDADAADLAGALNLSVQAVRRQLKSLAEAGLAEASPSVSGPGRPSNRWRLTDQGRDQFPDGSQRFALGLLNSMRASLPEETVRTLLNQQAEDKASRYRDRIGNGSLQQRLEQLASLRRDEGYVTLCSPEEDGVSWRLQEVHCSVQRIAEEFPAVCDQELVLIRRTVPDCQVERVHWRLEGGHACGFRITPLQN, from the coding sequence ATGACCTCCCCAGTCCAGGCCAGCACTCGCGACGCTTTGCTGTCCCTGCTTCTGGAGCGCGGGGATGCCGACGCCGCGGACCTGGCCGGAGCCTTGAACCTGTCGGTCCAGGCGGTTCGACGGCAGTTGAAAAGCCTGGCCGAAGCTGGCCTGGCCGAAGCGAGCCCCAGCGTCTCCGGGCCAGGCCGGCCGAGCAACCGCTGGCGCCTGACCGACCAAGGGCGGGATCAGTTCCCCGATGGCAGCCAACGCTTTGCACTCGGGCTTCTCAACTCCATGCGCGCCAGCCTGCCGGAGGAAACCGTGCGAACCCTGCTGAACCAGCAGGCGGAGGACAAGGCCAGCCGCTACCGGGATCGGATCGGCAACGGCTCGCTGCAACAGCGCCTTGAGCAGCTGGCCAGCCTGCGACGGGACGAGGGCTACGTCACCCTCTGCAGCCCGGAGGAGGACGGGGTGAGCTGGCGCTTGCAGGAAGTCCACTGCTCCGTGCAGCGGATTGCCGAAGAATTTCCAGCCGTCTGTGACCAGGAATTAGTGCTGATCCGCAGGACGGTTCCCGATTGTCAGGTGGAACGGGTGCACTGGCGCCTCGAGGGAGGGCATGCCTGCGGCTTCCGCATCACACCACTGCAGAACTGA
- the aroC gene encoding chorismate synthase → MGSSFGDLFRISTFGESHGGGVGVIVEGCPPRLDLDVDAIQAELDRRRPGQSHITTPRKEADQVEVLSGLLDGQTTLGTPIAMLVRNKDQRPGDYKDMAVAFRPSHADATYQVKYGVQARSGGGRASARETIGRVAAGAIAKQLLAKAAGTEVLAWVKRIHTIEANVDPQAVTLDAIESNIVRCPDASTAAQMVERIEAIGRDGDSCGGVIECVVRNPAPGLGMPVFDKLEADLAKAVMSLPATKGFEIGSGFSGTLLKGSEHNDAFVPTDDGRLQTATNNSGGIQGGISNGEPIVIRVAFKPTATIRKEQQTIDSDGKATTLAGKGRHDPCVLPRAVPMVEAMVALVLADHLLRQQGQCSLW, encoded by the coding sequence ATGGGCAGCAGCTTCGGCGATCTGTTTCGGATCAGCACCTTCGGTGAGTCCCACGGCGGTGGCGTGGGCGTGATCGTGGAGGGCTGCCCTCCACGCCTGGATCTGGATGTTGACGCCATCCAGGCGGAGTTGGATCGGCGACGGCCGGGTCAGAGCCACATCACCACCCCACGCAAAGAAGCCGATCAGGTGGAGGTGCTCAGCGGCCTTCTCGATGGGCAGACCACCCTGGGAACACCGATCGCCATGTTGGTGCGCAACAAGGACCAGCGCCCCGGCGACTACAAGGACATGGCCGTGGCGTTTCGGCCTTCTCATGCCGATGCCACCTACCAGGTGAAATACGGCGTGCAGGCCCGCAGTGGTGGCGGGCGGGCCTCAGCCCGCGAAACAATTGGGCGCGTGGCCGCCGGTGCAATCGCCAAGCAACTGCTGGCAAAGGCCGCAGGCACGGAGGTTCTGGCCTGGGTCAAACGCATCCACACCATCGAGGCGAATGTGGATCCCCAGGCGGTAACGCTGGACGCCATCGAGAGCAACATCGTTCGCTGCCCGGATGCCTCCACAGCCGCTCAGATGGTGGAACGGATCGAGGCGATCGGGCGCGACGGCGACTCATGTGGTGGCGTGATCGAATGCGTGGTGCGTAACCCTGCTCCGGGGCTGGGTATGCCTGTGTTCGACAAGCTGGAGGCCGATCTGGCCAAGGCGGTGATGTCTCTCCCCGCCACCAAGGGCTTTGAGATCGGTTCTGGCTTCAGCGGAACCCTGCTCAAGGGCAGCGAGCACAACGATGCCTTTGTGCCCACCGATGATGGACGGCTGCAGACGGCCACCAACAACTCAGGTGGCATCCAGGGCGGCATCAGCAACGGCGAGCCGATTGTGATCCGGGTGGCGTTCAAGCCCACCGCCACGATCCGCAAGGAACAGCAGACCATTGATTCCGACGGCAAGGCCACCACCCTGGCCGGCAAGGGTCGACACGACCCCTGTGTGCTGCCGAGGGCCGTGCCGATGGTGGAGGCGATGGTGGCGCTGGTGCTGGCGGATCACCTGCTGCGGCAGCAGGGTCAGTGCAGCCTCTGGTGA